A genomic segment from Vanessa cardui chromosome 30, ilVanCard2.1, whole genome shotgun sequence encodes:
- the LOC124542240 gene encoding myosin heavy chain, skeletal muscle-like isoform X1 yields the protein MEPSVVLVTLILQIASSRCRNIEFLNDELNIDRDFLPSNIPGHIAFPSPPNDDFYQNLDRFNELKKFLKVIPYKGKGDLKNKTIPGEHEDDKDFPIAVIMASNLDENLSDNLNPADINDYFTKVIENSYKLDKTIDDRRKKGKTHAEHALENDNERLLQHEAKLQFTTNRPTHGEQTLENDNERLLQHEAKLQFTTNRPTHAEHALENDNERLLQHEAKLQFTTNRPTHAEHALENDSERLLHHEAKLQFTTNRPTHAEHALENDNERLLQHEAKLQFTTNRPTHAEHALENDNERLLQHEAKLQFTTNRPTHAEHALENDNERLLQHEAKLQFTTNRPTHAEHALENDNERLLQHEAKLQFTTNRPTHAEHALENDNERLLQHEAKLQFTTNRPTHAEHALENDNERLLQHEAKLQFSTSRSTIDLNDKVLDQESTELLNEMDLKKTLNEVKKKPNTSSNTQTPTFTNNASSQHSPIHIEDISSIQHLLPTTEKSINLNKIDAHDDITLQEDDILNMHDLIKSIHDLDKLQFEKYVEENNDTFNKTLGVKSPKHQKIISCKEFNITDHLTDRNYNLKFVFNF from the exons ATGGAGCCATCTGTTG TTTTAGTGACATTGATCCTGCAAATAGCCTCAAGCCGATGTCGCAATATCGAATTTCTAAACGACGAGCTTAATATCGACCGAGATTTCCTACCGTCAAACATCCCCGGACACATTGCTTTCCCGAGTCCTCCTAATGATGATTTCTATCAGAATCTGGATCGGTTCAATGAACTGAAAAAGTTTCTCAAAGTTATACCTTACAAAGGAAAGGgagatttaaaaaacaaaacaatcccTGGTGAACATGAAGACGATAAAGACTTTCCGATAGCTGTGATCATGGCCTCTAATTTAGACGAAAACTTGAGCGATAACCTAAATCCTGCtgatataaatgattatttcacTAAAGTTATTGAAAATTCTTACAAACTTGATAAAACTATCGATGACAGAAGAAAAAAGGGTAAAACACATGCAGAACATGCTTTAGAAAATGATAATGAAAGGTTATTACAACATGAAGCTAAACTTCAATTTACTACAAACAGGCCAACACATGGAGAACAGACATTAGAAAATGACAATGAAAGGTTATTACAACATGAAGCTAAACTTCAATTTACTACAAACAGACCAACACATGCAGAACATGCTTTAGAAAATGACAATGAAAGGTTATTACAACATGAAGCTAAACTTCAATTTACTACAAACAGACCAACACATGCAGAACATGCCTTAGAAAATGACAGTGAAAGATTATTACACCATGAAGCTAAACTTCAATTTACTACAAACAGACCAACCCATGCAGAACATGCTTTAGAAAATGACAATGAAAGGTTATTACAACATGAAGCTAAACTTCAATTTACTACAAACAGACCAACACATGCAGAACATGCTTTAGAAAATGATAATGAAAGGTTATTACAACATGAAGCTAAACTTCAATTTACTACAAACAGACCAACCCATGCAGAACATGCTTTAGAAAATGACAATGAAAGGTTATTACAACATGAAGCTAAACTTCAATTTACTACAAACAGACCAACACATGCAGAACATGCTTTAGAAAATGATAATGAAAGGTTATTACAACATGAAGCTAAACTTCAATTTACTACAAACAGACCAACCCATGCAGAACATGCTTTAGAAAATGACAATGAAAGGTTATTACAACATGAAGCTAAACTTCAATTTACTACAAACAGACCAACACATGCAGAACATGCTTTAGAAAATGATAATGAAAGGTTATTACAACATGAAGCTAAACTGCAATTTAGTACAAGCAGATCAACAATTGATTTAAATGATAAAGTATTAGATCAAGAATCAACAGAACTTCTTAATGAAATGGatcttaaaaaaactttaaatgaagtaaaaaaaaaacctaatacaAGTTCAAACACACAAACGCCCACGTTTACAAACAACGCAAGCTCTCAACACAGCCCCATACATATCGAAGATATATCGTCGATACAACACCTTCTTCCAACGacagaaaaaagtataaatttgaaCAAAATTGATGCACATGACGATATAACATTACAAGAAGATGACATTTTGAATATGCATgacttaataaaatcaatacatgacTTAGATAAACTACAGTTTGAAAAATATGTCGAAGAGAATAACGATACTTTCAATAAAACGCTTGGCGTAAAGTCGCCGAAACATCAAAAGATTATAAGCTGTAAGGAATTCAATATTACTGACCATTTGACGGACcgcaactataacctcaaattcgtttttaatttttaa
- the LOC124542240 gene encoding uncharacterized protein LOC124542240 isoform X2, whose product MEPSVVLVTLILQIASSRCRNIEFLNDELNIDRDFLPSNIPGHIAFPSPPNDDFYQNLDRFNELKKFLKVIPYKGKGDLKNKTIPGEHEDDKDFPIAVIMASNLDENLSDNLNPADINDYFTKVIENSYKLDKTIDDRRKKGKTHAEHALENDNERLLQHEAKLQFTTNRPTHGEQTLENDNERLLQHEAKLQFTTNRPTHAEHALENDNERLLQHEAKLQFTTNRPTHAEHALENDSERLLHHEAKLQFTTNRPTHAEHALENDNERLLQHEAKLQFTTNRPTHAEHALENDNERLLQHEAKLQFTTNRPTHAEHALENDNERLLQHEAKLQFTTNRPTHAEHALENDNERLLQHEAKLQFSTSRSTIDLNDKVLDQESTELLNEMDLKKTLNEVKKKPNTSSNTQTPTFTNNASSQHSPIHIEDISSIQHLLPTTEKSINLNKIDAHDDITLQEDDILNMHDLIKSIHDLDKLQFEKYVEENNDTFNKTLGVKSPKHQKIISCKEFNITDHLTDRNYNLKFVFNF is encoded by the exons ATGGAGCCATCTGTTG TTTTAGTGACATTGATCCTGCAAATAGCCTCAAGCCGATGTCGCAATATCGAATTTCTAAACGACGAGCTTAATATCGACCGAGATTTCCTACCGTCAAACATCCCCGGACACATTGCTTTCCCGAGTCCTCCTAATGATGATTTCTATCAGAATCTGGATCGGTTCAATGAACTGAAAAAGTTTCTCAAAGTTATACCTTACAAAGGAAAGGgagatttaaaaaacaaaacaatcccTGGTGAACATGAAGACGATAAAGACTTTCCGATAGCTGTGATCATGGCCTCTAATTTAGACGAAAACTTGAGCGATAACCTAAATCCTGCtgatataaatgattatttcacTAAAGTTATTGAAAATTCTTACAAACTTGATAAAACTATCGATGACAGAAGAAAAAAGGGTAAAACACATGCAGAACATGCTTTAGAAAATGATAATGAAAGGTTATTACAACATGAAGCTAAACTTCAATTTACTACAAACAGGCCAACACATGGAGAACAGACATTAGAAAATGACAATGAAAGGTTATTACAACATGAAGCTAAACTTCAATTTACTACAAACAGACCAACACATGCAGAACATGCTTTAGAAAATGACAATGAAAGGTTATTACAACATGAAGCTAAACTTCAATTTACTACAAACAGACCAACACATGCAGAACATGCCTTAGAAAATGACAGTGAAAGATTATTACACCATGAAGCTAAACTTCAATTTACTACAAACAGACCAACCCATGCAGAACATGCTTTAGAAAATGACAATGAAAGGTTATTACAACATGAAGCTAAACTTCAATTTACTACAAACAGACCAACACATGCAGAACATGCTTTAGAAAATGATAATGAAAGGTTATTACAACATGAAGCTAAACTTCAATTTACTACAAACAGACCAACCCATGCAGAACATGCTTTAGAAAATGACAATGAAAGGTTATTACAACATGAAGCTAAACTTCAATTTACTACAAACAGACCAACACATGCAGAACATGCTTTAGAAAATGATAATGAAAGGTTATTACAAC ATGAAGCTAAACTGCAATTTAGTACAAGCAGATCAACAATTGATTTAAATGATAAAGTATTAGATCAAGAATCAACAGAACTTCTTAATGAAATGGatcttaaaaaaactttaaatgaagtaaaaaaaaaacctaatacaAGTTCAAACACACAAACGCCCACGTTTACAAACAACGCAAGCTCTCAACACAGCCCCATACATATCGAAGATATATCGTCGATACAACACCTTCTTCCAACGacagaaaaaagtataaatttgaaCAAAATTGATGCACATGACGATATAACATTACAAGAAGATGACATTTTGAATATGCATgacttaataaaatcaatacatgacTTAGATAAACTACAGTTTGAAAAATATGTCGAAGAGAATAACGATACTTTCAATAAAACGCTTGGCGTAAAGTCGCCGAAACATCAAAAGATTATAAGCTGTAAGGAATTCAATATTACTGACCATTTGACGGACcgcaactataacctcaaattcgtttttaatttttaa
- the LOC124542317 gene encoding collagenase-like: MKLFLLVAGLALVSARTPFEPISVNYHEDIGIPEAARIKKAEEAQDFDGSRIVGGQLASLGAHPHASGLLISLTTGQTSVCGASLLSNTRLVTAAHCWRDRTHQGSQMTVILGANRLFSGGHRVNTNNVQVHGSYNANTLNNDVAVITIPWVGYNNNIRNIALPSGLLLNFNYAGERAVAVGFGRSSDSAAGNNNQDLRQVTLTVIQNFECANIYGMQSVIGSTLCTSGQGRVGVCSGDSGGPLAFTFSGVRYLIGVTSFVSARGCEVGLPAGYARVTSFASWINARL, from the exons ATGAAACTGTTCCTACTCGTCGCCGGTCTCGCTCTAGTCAGCGCCAGGACTCCTTTCGAGCCCATCTCCGTAAATTACCATGAAGACATTGGTATTCCGGAGGCGGCTAGAATAAAGAAGGCAGAGGAAGCGCAGGACTTCGATGGCAGCAGGATCGTAGGAGGTCAACTGGCAAGTCTCGGCGCTCATCCTCATGCA AGTGGCTTACTCATAAGCCTCACCACCGGCCAAACGTCAGTATGCGGTGCCTCTCTGCTGTCCAACACCCGTCTCGTCACAGCCGCTCACTGCTGGCGTGACAGGACCCACCAGGGCAGTCAGATGACGGTCATTCTCGGCGCCAACCGCCTCTTCTCCGGTGGTCACAGAGTCAACACCAATAATGTTCAAGTGCACGGGAGCTACAACGCTAACACCCTCAACAATGACGTAGCTGTCATCACCATCCCATGGGTCGGATACAACA ACAACATTCGTAACATCGCTCTTCCCAGCGGTCTGCTTTTGAACTTCAACTACGCTGGAGAACGCGCGGTGGCCGTCGGTTTCGGAAGGAGCTCCGACT CTGCAGCTGGAAACAACAACCAGGACCTCCGCCAGGTGACCCTGACTGTCATCCAGAACTTCGAGTGCGCGAACATCTACGGCATGCAATCCGTCATCGGCAGCACCCTCTGCACCAGCGGCCAGGGTCGCGTCGGTGTCTGCTCCGGTGATTCCGGCGGCCCTCTGGCTTTCACCTTCAGCGGTGTCAGATATCTG ATCGGTGTTACGTCATTCGTGTCGGCGCGTGGTTGCGAGGTCGGTCTGCCCGCTGGTTACGCGAGAGTCACCTCCTTCGCCAGCTGGATCAACGCCAGACTGTAG